From a single Nicotiana tabacum cultivar K326 chromosome 8, ASM71507v2, whole genome shotgun sequence genomic region:
- the LOC107770742 gene encoding B-box zinc finger protein 32-like encodes MKEEVSYFKLCELCNDQAALFCTSDSAFLCFHCDAKVHQANFLVARHLRFTLCSHCNSITKNRFFPCSHSLDSNALCSSCTRNFFGNDSDLHSLSYSSSSTCVSSTHSCAITQKKINFSDRKLVDSSNSANDYSGEVINSATACLKYEARSRNVKLRDPRAATGVFMHWCTKLGMCGEEGAVVLQTACGALGICLGRFRVLPLRVSLVASLWFGLKSSGDRSKSMRRYLKRLEEISGVPAKLILAYELKLRQIMKADKQRRRQGMEESWGESSA; translated from the coding sequence atgaaagaagaagtgTCGTACTTTAAACTCTGTGAGCTTTGCAATGACCAAGCCGCTCTGTTTTGTACCTCTGATTCAGCTTTTCTGTGTTTCCATTGTGATGCCAAAGTTCATCAGGCTAACTTCCTTGTTGCTCGCCATCTTCGTTTTACTCTTTGCTCCCACTGCAATTCCATTACAAAAAATCGTTTCTTCCCCTGTTCTCATAGTCTTGACTCCAACGCTCTTTGTTCCTCCTGCACCCGCAATTTCTTTGGTAATGACTCCGATCTCCATTCTCTTTCCTACTCCTCGTCGTCTACTTGTGTTTCCAGCACGCATTCCTGCGCTATTACTCAAAAGAAGATAAATTTCTCCGATCGAAAGTTGGTGGATTCCTCGAACTCTGCAAACGATTATTCCGGCGAAGTGATCAATTCTGCGACGGCGTGCCTTAAATATGAAGCGCGATCCAGAAATGTGAAATTGAGAGATCCGAGGGCGGCGACTGGCGTGTTCATGCATTGGTGCACGAAGCTTGGAATGTGCGGTGAGGAAGGTGCAGTAGTACTGCAGACGGCGTGTGGTGCATTGGGCATTTGTTTGGGTCGATTTAGGGTTTTGCCTTTGCGGGTTAGCCTGGTGGCGTCTTTGTGGTTTGGTTTGAAAAGTAGTGGCGACAGATCGAAATCCATGCGGCGGTATTTGAAGAGACTGGAGGAGATCTCGGGTGTGCCGGCGAAGCTAATATTAGCCTACGAATTGAAGCTTCGACAAATCATGAAAGCCGATAAGCAACGACGACGTCAAGGAATGGAGGAAAGCTGGGGCGAATCATCGGCTTGA